One stretch of Niallia sp. XMNu-256 DNA includes these proteins:
- a CDS encoding spore coat protein, with translation MDHKNPKTLAWHETLEMHELVAFQSIGLMKLKTGLGNIQDSNLKRIYQQTIEELQMNLKELLQFYPAAPHPGESNEYRVTDSFLAGDLLAFSKTAVRNYGVAITETATPALRAVLKKQLNLAINGHERIFNYMYRNGLYQSYDLNKLLQNDMKLARRAISM, from the coding sequence TTGGACCATAAAAACCCAAAAACCCTTGCATGGCATGAAACCCTCGAAATGCATGAGTTAGTCGCATTTCAATCTATCGGACTCATGAAACTAAAAACAGGATTAGGGAATATACAGGACTCTAACTTGAAAAGGATTTATCAACAAACAATTGAAGAACTACAAATGAATTTAAAAGAACTGCTTCAATTTTATCCTGCGGCTCCCCACCCTGGTGAATCAAATGAATACCGGGTTACAGACAGCTTCTTGGCAGGGGATTTATTAGCCTTCTCAAAAACGGCCGTAAGGAACTATGGGGTAGCCATTACAGAAACAGCTACACCGGCTTTAAGAGCGGTTCTAAAGAAACAACTAAATCTGGCCATCAATGGTCATGAAAGAATCTTCAATTATATGTATAGAAATGGGCTGTACCAATCTTATGATTTAAATAAGCTTCTTCAAAATGATATGAAGCTTGCTAGAAGAGCAATCTCCATGTGA
- a CDS encoding YnfA family protein, whose product MIQAIVLFLLAGVAEIGGGYLIWQWLREGKPLLWGIFGAVTLALYGVIATFQSFPSFGRVYAAYGGVFVILSVLWGWGIDKKTPDLYDWVGAGICLVGVGVILLGPRQ is encoded by the coding sequence ATGATACAAGCAATCGTCTTATTTTTACTCGCCGGAGTTGCAGAAATCGGCGGCGGCTATTTAATTTGGCAATGGTTAAGGGAAGGAAAGCCGCTTCTTTGGGGGATTTTTGGAGCGGTTACATTGGCCTTATATGGAGTAATCGCTACTTTTCAATCATTTCCGTCGTTCGGCCGAGTATATGCGGCCTATGGAGGAGTATTTGTCATCCTTTCCGTATTATGGGGCTGGGGAATCGATAAAAAAACCCCAGACTTGTACGATTGGGTTGGGGCTGGAATCTGTTTAGTTGGGGTAGGCGTTATATTATTGGGACCGCGTCAATAA
- a CDS encoding DUF1232 domain-containing protein, whose protein sequence is MDEETLQKLSKHYSEDGLWKKIKKYAKKAGSSAVYVVLLLYYVLQKKEVPKKNKAIIIGALGYFILPLDLIPDVAAVIGYTDDLGALLAALWQVSMYIDDDVKNQAKEKLKNWFGEEVNTAEIDGKLQ, encoded by the coding sequence ATGGATGAAGAGACCCTTCAAAAGCTTAGTAAGCATTATTCGGAGGACGGGCTTTGGAAAAAGATAAAGAAATACGCTAAAAAAGCGGGTTCATCAGCCGTATATGTCGTTCTACTTCTTTATTATGTGTTGCAAAAGAAAGAAGTACCTAAGAAAAATAAAGCGATTATTATTGGTGCATTAGGTTATTTTATTTTGCCTTTAGACCTGATCCCCGATGTAGCAGCAGTAATCGGCTATACCGATGATCTAGGAGCACTTCTTGCAGCTTTATGGCAAGTTTCGATGTATATTGATGATGATGTGAAAAACCAAGCAAAAGAAAAGCTCAAGAATTGGTTTGGCGAAGAGGTAAACACTGCGGAAATCGATGGGAAATTACAATAA
- a CDS encoding YjcZ family sporulation protein: MSYGGGCSSGSGFALIVVLFILLIIVGTQFMSGY; this comes from the coding sequence ATGTCATATGGCGGCGGGTGCAGCAGTGGTTCTGGTTTTGCATTAATTGTTGTACTCTTCATCCTATTGATTATTGTTGGTACTCAATTCATGAGCGGCTATTAA
- a CDS encoding NAD-dependent epimerase/dehydratase family protein yields MQQKDKPVLVTGSAGFIGFHLSERLLNEGYHVLGLDNLNDYYDPQLKHDRLDVLKKQPNFTFIKGSLENLELLESLFDQYDLEVVVHLAAQAGVRYSLTNPHAYIQSNLVGFTNLLECCKKHQISHFIYASSSSVYGGNKKIPFSVSDRTDEPVSLYAATKKANELLAHTYSHLYRLPTTGLRFFTVYGPWGRPDMAIYSFTKAMIEQKPIDVYNYGDMQRDFTYIDDVIQSIFLLIKKGPPKDPLYKVYNIGNNKPVQLNHLIHLLEKELGIKAEKRLLPIQPGDVHKTYADIDELIEDIHFQPNISIEKGIKRFIQWYKQYYNPPMS; encoded by the coding sequence ATGCAGCAAAAGGATAAGCCCGTCTTAGTGACTGGCAGTGCAGGATTTATCGGATTCCATCTATCGGAGCGCTTACTTAACGAAGGCTATCATGTTCTCGGATTGGATAATCTTAATGACTACTACGATCCCCAATTAAAGCATGACCGATTGGACGTATTAAAAAAGCAGCCCAACTTTACTTTTATAAAAGGCTCTCTAGAAAATCTTGAATTACTTGAAAGCCTTTTCGATCAATATGATTTAGAGGTGGTTGTCCATCTTGCGGCACAGGCAGGGGTTAGATACAGCCTTACAAATCCGCACGCGTATATCCAATCAAATCTTGTGGGATTTACAAATTTGTTAGAATGCTGTAAAAAACATCAAATTTCCCATTTTATTTATGCCTCATCCAGTTCCGTTTATGGTGGAAACAAGAAGATTCCATTTTCAGTCTCAGATCGCACCGATGAGCCTGTAAGTTTATATGCAGCAACGAAAAAGGCCAATGAACTGCTAGCCCATACGTATAGCCATTTATATCGCTTGCCGACAACGGGATTGCGCTTTTTTACCGTTTACGGACCTTGGGGCAGACCAGATATGGCGATCTATTCTTTTACGAAGGCGATGATCGAACAAAAGCCTATTGATGTTTACAATTACGGGGATATGCAACGGGACTTCACTTATATTGATGATGTCATTCAATCTATTTTTCTATTAATAAAAAAAGGTCCTCCAAAGGATCCTTTATACAAAGTTTATAATATTGGTAATAATAAGCCCGTCCAACTTAACCACTTAATTCATTTACTAGAAAAAGAATTAGGCATAAAAGCGGAAAAGAGATTGTTGCCCATTCAGCCTGGAGACGTTCATAAAACCTATGCTGATATTGATGAATTAATAGAGGATATTCACTTCCAACCAAATATTTCGATTGAAAAGGGGATTAAAAGGTTTATTCAATGGTATAAACAGTACTATAACCCACCAATGTCTTAA
- a CDS encoding ribonucleoside-diphosphate reductase subunit alpha: MNGITQTKETLLLQNLVNTAEKYGLDTEEIQSFQGEQREVNEQALYYALNKISMDQPNWTFVAAHAHLNELYELAASNRRYNPSEKYGDFYELLKLLTDKGIYSNELLLSYSKKEITELASEIDPERDHLFNYIGLFLLADRYLARDHDRNLYELPQERFMVISMHLMKDEEKTQRLQFVKEAYWALSNLYMTVATPTLANAGKSFGQLSSCFIDMVDDSLDGIYLNNWDTARLSKDGGGVGIYYGKVRALGSDIKKFKGNSSGVVPWIRLINDTAVSVDQLGQRQGAIAVYLDIFHKDIMNGFLDLKTNNGDERRKAHDIFTGVSIPDLFMEKLQERDENGKSIGRWHTFCPHEVKQIMGWKDENGNPLGLEDFYDEKDHKYFSEKYQEAVNHPLLPRKTYRAMDIMARIMISQLETGTPYMFYRDEVNRQNPNKHVNGKGRTSIYCSNLCTEIAQNMSATTVVNEYEKHGNIIIVRKPGDFVVCNLSSINLARAFPDGVLERVIQIQVRLLDNVIDINTIKVGQAEKTNKKYRAIGLGTFGWHHLLAIKGIYWETEEAVHFADQLYEDIAYYTIRTSKELAAEKGSYSQFSGSEWETGRYFDRKGYVSDRWNQLKQEVAENGLRNGWLMAVAPNSSTAKLGGSTDGIDPIYSVEYAEEKKNFKFKVTAPDLNHITYDYYRRARHELDQVWSIKQNAARQKHIDQAISFNLYVKHDIKAKDLLNLHLEAWKSGLKTTYYVRSTSQTEIEECEACHS; this comes from the coding sequence ATGAATGGGATCACACAAACGAAGGAGACTCTTTTATTACAAAATCTAGTAAACACGGCTGAAAAATATGGATTAGATACCGAGGAAATTCAGTCTTTTCAAGGGGAACAAAGAGAGGTAAACGAGCAAGCTCTCTATTATGCCTTAAATAAAATTTCGATGGATCAGCCGAACTGGACGTTTGTTGCGGCACATGCCCATTTAAATGAATTATACGAACTAGCTGCTTCAAATCGACGGTACAATCCTTCTGAAAAGTATGGCGATTTTTATGAGTTATTAAAGCTTTTAACCGATAAAGGAATCTATTCAAACGAACTATTACTCTCTTATTCGAAAAAAGAAATCACAGAGCTAGCCTCCGAAATCGATCCGGAGCGGGATCATCTGTTCAATTACATCGGACTATTTTTACTAGCTGACCGCTATTTGGCGAGAGACCATGATCGCAATCTTTACGAGCTGCCACAGGAACGATTCATGGTGATCAGCATGCATTTAATGAAAGATGAGGAAAAAACCCAACGATTACAATTTGTAAAGGAGGCTTATTGGGCACTAAGCAACTTATATATGACTGTTGCTACACCGACATTGGCCAATGCCGGGAAAAGTTTTGGTCAGCTTTCCTCCTGTTTCATTGATATGGTAGACGATTCACTTGATGGGATTTACTTAAATAACTGGGACACAGCTCGATTAAGTAAAGATGGCGGGGGTGTTGGGATTTATTATGGCAAGGTACGTGCGCTTGGATCGGACATCAAGAAATTTAAAGGAAATTCCTCAGGCGTTGTACCGTGGATCCGACTCATTAATGATACCGCTGTCAGTGTTGATCAATTGGGCCAGCGCCAGGGTGCAATCGCGGTCTATCTCGATATTTTTCATAAAGATATTATGAATGGCTTTCTTGATTTGAAAACAAATAATGGGGATGAGCGCCGTAAAGCCCATGATATTTTTACTGGAGTGTCCATTCCTGATTTATTTATGGAAAAATTACAGGAAAGAGATGAGAACGGAAAAAGCATTGGCAGGTGGCATACGTTTTGTCCGCATGAGGTTAAACAAATCATGGGCTGGAAGGATGAAAACGGAAATCCGCTTGGACTTGAAGATTTTTATGATGAAAAGGACCACAAGTATTTTTCAGAAAAATATCAGGAGGCCGTCAATCATCCTTTACTGCCACGAAAGACGTATCGTGCGATGGATATTATGGCTCGCATCATGATTTCGCAGCTAGAAACAGGAACTCCATATATGTTTTACCGCGATGAAGTCAATCGTCAAAATCCAAACAAACATGTAAACGGGAAAGGGCGCACATCGATTTATTGCAGCAATTTATGTACCGAAATTGCCCAAAACATGTCTGCAACGACGGTTGTGAACGAATATGAAAAGCATGGGAACATCATTATCGTACGAAAGCCAGGCGATTTTGTTGTTTGTAATCTTTCATCTATTAATCTAGCGAGAGCTTTTCCAGATGGGGTACTCGAACGGGTCATCCAGATCCAGGTACGATTGTTAGATAATGTGATTGATATCAACACAATCAAGGTAGGACAAGCGGAGAAAACGAATAAAAAATATCGCGCGATCGGTTTAGGAACATTTGGCTGGCACCATCTTTTAGCTATAAAAGGGATTTACTGGGAGACTGAGGAAGCGGTTCATTTTGCGGACCAATTATATGAAGACATTGCTTATTATACGATTCGAACTTCAAAGGAATTGGCAGCTGAAAAAGGATCGTACAGTCAATTTTCAGGATCTGAGTGGGAAACCGGCCGTTATTTTGATCGAAAGGGCTATGTGTCCGATCGCTGGAACCAGTTAAAACAAGAGGTTGCTGAGAACGGACTTCGTAATGGCTGGTTGATGGCTGTCGCGCCCAATTCTTCAACAGCAAAATTGGGCGGTTCAACTGATGGAATTGACCCGATTTATTCAGTGGAATACGCCGAAGAAAAGAAAAACTTTAAATTCAAAGTAACCGCCCCAGATTTAAACCATATTACGTACGACTATTATCGCCGCGCCAGACATGAGTTGGATCAAGTGTGGAGTATTAAACAAAATGCAGCAAGGCAAAAACATATTGACCAGGCCATCAGCTTTAATTTATACGTTAAGCATGATATTAAAGCGAAGGATTTACTCAACCTTCATCTTGAAGCATGGAAAAGCGGGTTAAAGACGACGTATTATGTCCGCAGTACATCTCAAACGGAAATCGAGGAATGTGAAGCCTGTCATAGTTGA
- a CDS encoding TIGR02206 family membrane protein yields the protein MDWFSKDNRAFDFNMFSLSHFAVLAIFILTTIVIFLNRKKWSGVKWRSWEVGIAISLILFEITNQFWMYTNGIWKLGRSMPLELCNIGLILSIILLFTRKKLVFELLFFIAILGAPQAIFTPALTYDFPHFRFFHFFYAHMMVVWVTLYFTWVRKYYPTFQTSLKVIIFINLLLPLILFVNKTADGNYWFLRHKPNSPSLLDMLGPYPWYIFTLESLLIVLSLITWLIFRKQAKKFRRTFI from the coding sequence GTGGATTGGTTTAGCAAGGATAATCGGGCTTTCGACTTTAATATGTTTTCTCTAAGCCACTTTGCTGTATTAGCTATTTTTATTTTGACCACAATCGTTATTTTCCTAAATCGAAAAAAATGGAGTGGTGTGAAATGGAGAAGCTGGGAAGTAGGCATAGCCATTTCTTTAATTTTATTTGAAATCACGAATCAATTTTGGATGTATACTAATGGTATTTGGAAACTAGGCCGATCCATGCCGTTAGAATTATGTAATATTGGTCTCATATTAAGTATTATTTTACTATTTACGAGAAAAAAGTTAGTATTTGAACTTTTATTCTTTATTGCCATTTTAGGTGCACCTCAGGCGATCTTTACTCCGGCTCTAACATACGATTTTCCACACTTTCGATTTTTTCACTTTTTCTATGCCCATATGATGGTTGTCTGGGTTACACTCTACTTTACTTGGGTAAGAAAATATTACCCTACATTTCAGACATCATTAAAAGTGATTATTTTTATTAATCTACTTTTACCTCTTATTTTATTTGTGAACAAGACTGCTGATGGCAATTATTGGTTCCTGCGCCACAAACCGAATAGTCCAAGCTTACTCGATATGCTCGGTCCGTACCCTTGGTATATTTTTACTTTGGAAAGTTTACTAATCGTCTTAAGTTTAATCACGTGGCTTATTTTTCGAAAACAGGCGAAAAAATTCCGAAGAACATTCATATAA
- the modB gene encoding molybdate ABC transporter permease subunit — protein sequence MDLLLSNDFWSPIWLSLKIATIAGMVVIVIGTLAGRLLARRDFKGKAVLETILMLPMVLPPTVVGFFLIVIFGKNSIVGQAIEWLFDGPIIFTWWAAVIASIVVAFPLMYQSAKSGFQEVSLDIEDAARVDGANEWRVFLLISIPLASKALISGSILSFARALGEFGATLMFAGNIPGETQTIPTAIYIAIDSGNMTLAWMWVISIVIISFIMLLTVRVRDK from the coding sequence ATGGATTTACTATTAAGTAACGATTTTTGGAGTCCCATATGGTTATCCTTGAAAATAGCTACAATTGCGGGCATGGTTGTGATTGTCATTGGAACTTTGGCTGGGCGACTTTTAGCGAGAAGAGATTTTAAAGGTAAGGCTGTTTTGGAAACCATTCTTATGCTCCCAATGGTTCTCCCCCCTACTGTTGTCGGATTTTTCCTCATAGTCATTTTTGGAAAAAATAGTATTGTTGGACAAGCAATAGAGTGGCTTTTTGATGGGCCGATTATTTTCACATGGTGGGCGGCTGTCATTGCATCGATCGTTGTCGCCTTCCCACTTATGTATCAATCTGCAAAATCTGGATTTCAAGAGGTCAGCCTTGATATTGAAGACGCTGCAAGGGTAGATGGTGCGAATGAATGGAGAGTTTTCTTATTGATTTCGATTCCTCTCGCTTCAAAGGCGCTTATTTCGGGAAGCATCTTAAGCTTTGCCCGAGCATTAGGTGAGTTTGGTGCTACCTTAATGTTCGCTGGTAATATTCCAGGGGAAACCCAAACGATTCCTACAGCAATTTATATTGCGATTGACTCTGGCAATATGACATTGGCATGGATGTGGGTGATTTCAATTGTTATTATTTCCTTCATCATGCTGCTGACTGTCCGGGTCAGAGACAAATAA
- a CDS encoding DUF1259 domain-containing protein gives MERRDFWDGILFGSDRNRHDRENIREEFDVESEFDDRRHHNMRSHRDDHRRHHDMESHRDDHRRHHDMESHRDDDRKHHDMGSHKDDHRRHRSTCEKLADIMGGDVITSSPACVVQRLRNIDATILGRRTQSPLALPFALSFENNQGGETLNLGETVILQKEINRFLTELRKRGIIVTALHNHWLFDEPRLMYMHWENVGDPFTFAKNSIEAARDAGLFKK, from the coding sequence GTGGAAAGAAGAGATTTTTGGGATGGTATTCTTTTTGGATCTGATCGTAATCGTCATGATCGGGAAAACATTCGCGAGGAATTCGATGTAGAGTCAGAATTCGATGACAGGAGACATCACAATATGAGGTCTCATAGAGATGATCACAGGAGACATCACGATATGGAGTCTCATAGAGATGATCACAGGAGACATCACGATATGGAGTCTCACAGAGATGATGACAGGAAACATCACGATATGGGGTCTCACAAAGATGATCACAGGAGACATAGGTCAACTTGTGAAAAACTTGCAGATATCATGGGGGGAGATGTGATTACATCGTCACCTGCTTGTGTTGTACAGCGACTTCGGAACATTGATGCCACGATCCTAGGTCGTCGAACTCAATCCCCGCTTGCCCTTCCATTTGCACTTTCCTTTGAAAATAATCAAGGTGGCGAAACTTTAAACCTTGGAGAAACAGTTATTCTTCAAAAGGAAATCAATCGATTCCTAACCGAACTGCGTAAAAGAGGGATTATTGTTACAGCCCTTCATAACCATTGGCTGTTTGATGAGCCGCGATTAATGTATATGCACTGGGAAAACGTTGGTGATCCATTTACATTTGCCAAAAACAGCATTGAAGCAGCCAGGGATGCAGGGCTTTTTAAGAAATAG
- a CDS encoding YmaF family protein — protein sequence MEIPVTGFIIESSDLNKHGEHSHALYLTSWDGRPVHRHHFSGVTSVNDGHDHRYAGTTEPAPTGVPHTHKYMTVTAINDGHRHEIRGVTGPAIPLPEGGHYHNFRGVTTVNGIHPHSHKYSGNTSPG from the coding sequence ATGGAGATACCTGTTACTGGTTTTATCATTGAGTCATCTGATTTAAATAAACACGGTGAACATTCGCATGCTTTATACCTTACTTCTTGGGATGGAAGACCCGTTCATAGGCATCATTTCTCAGGGGTTACCTCTGTTAATGATGGACATGATCATAGGTATGCTGGCACAACTGAACCAGCACCTACTGGAGTACCACATACACATAAATATATGACGGTTACTGCTATCAACGATGGACATAGACATGAGATTCGGGGTGTTACAGGGCCAGCCATTCCTTTGCCTGAGGGAGGTCATTATCATAACTTTCGCGGAGTTACAACGGTAAATGGTATTCATCCCCATTCACATAAATACAGTGGCAATACTAGTCCCGGTTAA
- the modA gene encoding molybdate ABC transporter substrate-binding protein, whose product MKRWFLFASIILALLFASSCANNKNTDKQETEGKNNVELTVSAAASLADAMNVIQKAYQAEHPEVTLRFNFGASGSLQQQVSQGAPVDLFFSAAEDKFDLLVEEGVIAEEDGMDLLGNELVLIVPKEGSMIKNFEDLAKAGIDKISIGTPETVPAGKYARESLENIGLWKDAESKIVYAKDVRQVLSYVGTGNVEAGMVYKTDALGSDQVEIIATAETDTHTPIVYPVGVIKDSEHYEAAKDFYEYLQNDEALKVFEKYGFTIK is encoded by the coding sequence ATGAAAAGGTGGTTTCTATTCGCTAGCATTATCTTAGCTTTACTATTTGCCTCATCATGTGCGAATAACAAAAATACAGATAAACAAGAAACAGAAGGTAAAAATAACGTGGAATTAACGGTTTCGGCCGCTGCTAGTTTGGCGGATGCCATGAATGTCATCCAAAAAGCCTATCAAGCGGAGCATCCTGAAGTAACGTTAAGATTCAACTTTGGAGCCTCTGGTTCTTTGCAGCAACAAGTCTCTCAAGGAGCACCAGTAGATTTATTTTTCTCAGCAGCGGAAGATAAGTTTGACTTATTAGTTGAGGAAGGTGTTATTGCAGAAGAGGATGGGATGGACCTTCTAGGTAATGAACTCGTCTTAATTGTCCCAAAAGAGGGTTCAATGATTAAGAACTTTGAAGATCTGGCAAAAGCAGGTATAGATAAAATCTCAATTGGAACACCTGAAACCGTGCCAGCGGGTAAATATGCAAGAGAGTCTCTTGAAAATATAGGGTTATGGAAAGATGCTGAGTCAAAAATCGTTTATGCAAAGGATGTCCGTCAAGTATTATCCTATGTAGGAACCGGTAATGTTGAAGCTGGAATGGTGTACAAAACAGATGCATTAGGTTCTGATCAAGTTGAAATCATTGCGACTGCTGAAACGGATACACATACACCGATTGTTTATCCAGTTGGTGTGATTAAGGATTCAGAGCATTATGAGGCTGCAAAAGATTTTTACGAGTATTTACAAAATGACGAAGCATTAAAGGTATTTGAGAAATATGGATTTACTATTAAGTAA
- a CDS encoding LysE family transporter translates to MSLTVLFSYILLGFTLAAPIGPVNSARLDKGIKNGFWHAWIVGVGSMIADGFFMLFVYLGMVQFLEVPIVQIFLWLFGAFVLIYSGVEGLVKLHSITLADNRGKDSLVSCFLIGFMMSISSPLSILFWLGIYGSVLAKTAQTYGTEQLLIYSAMIFLGLALWDILVAALTNGLRRFLTVTSLKFISITSCLSLIGFGLFFGYQGIYALFG, encoded by the coding sequence TTGAGTTTGACCGTTTTATTTAGTTATATATTATTAGGATTTACTTTAGCGGCACCAATCGGTCCTGTTAATTCGGCCCGGTTAGATAAAGGAATTAAAAACGGGTTTTGGCATGCGTGGATTGTCGGGGTCGGCTCGATGATTGCTGATGGATTTTTCATGCTGTTCGTTTATTTAGGAATGGTCCAATTTTTGGAAGTTCCCATCGTGCAAATTTTCCTTTGGTTATTCGGTGCATTCGTGTTGATTTATTCCGGTGTAGAAGGGTTGGTCAAACTCCATTCCATTACTCTTGCAGATAACAGAGGGAAGGATTCATTAGTAAGTTGCTTTCTAATTGGATTTATGATGTCGATCTCAAGCCCCTTATCCATTCTTTTCTGGCTCGGAATTTATGGTTCTGTTTTAGCTAAAACGGCACAAACGTACGGAACAGAGCAATTACTCATTTATAGTGCAATGATTTTTCTTGGACTGGCTTTATGGGATATTCTTGTAGCCGCGCTAACGAACGGCCTGCGGAGATTTTTAACCGTAACAAGCCTCAAATTTATTTCAATTACTTCTTGCCTTTCATTAATTGGCTTTGGTCTATTTTTTGGTTATCAAGGGATTTATGCCCTATTTGGATAA
- a CDS encoding manganese catalase family protein gives MYFYKEDLINMIVPDQPDPAAAKVLQETLGGRFGEMRTMMQFFFQSSNFRGNAKQYRDLIRGIFLEEISHVELVQTTINQLLNGSGDPGVGAAGPDGSPLDEAVLHANPHHYIMGAQSSLPVDAGGNPWTGNYVYSHGNLISDLLDNLVLESTGVLQKTRIYEMSSNKTFRETLAFLIVRDNAHQNAFAKALETLGVNWGKILPVPNYDINKYPECRKYVEMGFHNAQFNFRLDDTRIGEIFQGESPSRDDGELKVVDPPAGYPIPMMPEMPNEHSPGLHDLNQ, from the coding sequence ATGTATTTTTATAAAGAGGATTTAATCAATATGATTGTTCCGGATCAACCTGATCCTGCCGCAGCTAAAGTATTACAAGAAACATTGGGTGGTCGTTTCGGTGAAATGCGAACGATGATGCAATTCTTTTTTCAAAGCTCCAACTTTCGCGGGAATGCAAAACAATACCGAGATTTAATACGAGGGATTTTTCTTGAAGAAATCAGCCATGTGGAACTTGTCCAAACAACGATCAATCAATTGCTCAACGGTTCAGGGGATCCAGGGGTAGGTGCTGCAGGTCCAGATGGTTCTCCGTTAGATGAAGCGGTGTTGCATGCAAATCCACATCACTACATAATGGGTGCGCAAAGCTCCTTGCCTGTTGATGCCGGCGGAAATCCTTGGACTGGGAATTATGTATACAGCCATGGGAATTTAATTAGCGATTTGCTTGATAACCTTGTACTTGAATCAACCGGGGTTTTACAGAAGACAAGAATCTATGAAATGAGTTCAAATAAAACCTTCAGAGAAACACTTGCTTTCTTAATTGTCCGTGATAATGCCCATCAAAATGCCTTTGCTAAAGCATTGGAAACGCTAGGGGTAAACTGGGGAAAAATTTTGCCGGTTCCAAATTATGATATTAATAAATATCCAGAGTGTAGAAAATATGTGGAAATGGGCTTCCACAATGCACAATTTAACTTCAGATTAGATGATACAAGAATTGGAGAGATCTTCCAAGGAGAATCGCCAAGCCGAGACGATGGGGAACTAAAAGTAGTGGACCCACCAGCAGGCTATCCAATTCCGATGATGCCTGAAATGCCAAACGAACACAGCCCAGGCTTACATGATTTAAACCAATAA